A region from the Nocardioides coralli genome encodes:
- a CDS encoding HNH endonuclease signature motif containing protein — protein sequence MAITAPEQPDTRAVPDDAAGVLAFARQRRAAADRAEAELLAAAVQWAVIHPAESVEDAETYTFRSGLEGVIPIAGPGAPLVAEFSVAEYAAAVGLSTEAGKHYLGQAVELRYRLPRLWRRVMAGDLPAWKARRVADATIGTDLTPEAATFVDQHVAPVAHKIRPTALDRLVEEAIGRYMPDQAERRRRDGLDRRHFTIDRNHVSFDGTTYVTGELDLADAIDLDDAVRGLATQLADLGSEATLDQRRALAVGELARRQLTLDLTDPDADDGAAGAEAAGGFEARCARTSTTGDHATRTPVRKPVRKTVLYLHLSTDALTGNNGIGRCETTRKPVTTHQIRDWCGHPDTHLVVQPVIDLNQHVHVDQYEIPDRITEHVALRDVTCVFPHCTRPARRLRPDGHGCDHDHIRPYAEHPHTCSHGIAPLCRRHHRHKTHGGWTYDALEPGGYLWTSPHGYRYLRDHTGITAIDPADDNPPEPGPPTRH from the coding sequence ATGGCGATCACCGCTCCCGAGCAGCCCGACACCCGCGCGGTGCCGGATGACGCTGCGGGGGTGCTGGCCTTCGCCCGCCAGCGTCGGGCGGCCGCTGATCGGGCTGAGGCCGAGTTGTTGGCGGCGGCGGTGCAGTGGGCGGTCATCCACCCCGCCGAGTCGGTGGAGGACGCCGAGACCTACACCTTCCGCTCCGGCCTGGAAGGGGTGATCCCGATCGCGGGCCCCGGCGCACCCCTGGTCGCGGAGTTCTCCGTGGCCGAGTACGCCGCAGCAGTGGGCCTGTCGACCGAGGCCGGCAAGCACTACCTCGGCCAGGCCGTCGAGCTGCGCTACCGGCTGCCGCGGCTGTGGCGGCGGGTGATGGCCGGGGACCTGCCGGCCTGGAAGGCCCGCCGGGTCGCCGACGCCACCATCGGCACCGACCTCACCCCCGAAGCCGCCACGTTCGTCGACCAACACGTCGCCCCGGTGGCCCACAAGATCCGCCCCACCGCCCTGGACCGACTCGTCGAGGAAGCCATCGGCCGGTACATGCCCGACCAGGCCGAACGACGCCGCCGCGACGGCCTCGACCGGCGGCACTTCACCATCGACCGCAACCACGTCTCCTTCGACGGCACCACCTACGTCACCGGCGAGCTCGACCTCGCCGACGCGATCGACCTCGACGACGCCGTACGTGGGCTGGCCACCCAGCTGGCCGACCTCGGCTCCGAGGCGACCCTGGACCAGCGCCGCGCCCTCGCGGTCGGCGAGCTCGCCCGCCGCCAGCTCACCCTCGACCTCACCGACCCCGACGCCGACGACGGTGCCGCCGGTGCCGAGGCTGCCGGGGGTTTCGAGGCTCGCTGCGCTCGCACCTCAACCACCGGCGACCACGCGACCCGCACGCCGGTACGGAAACCGGTCCGCAAGACCGTGCTCTACCTCCACCTCAGCACCGACGCCCTCACCGGCAACAACGGGATCGGTCGCTGCGAGACAACCCGCAAGCCGGTCACCACTCACCAGATCCGCGACTGGTGCGGCCACCCCGACACCCACCTGGTGGTCCAGCCCGTCATCGACCTCAACCAGCACGTCCACGTCGACCAGTACGAGATCCCCGACCGGATCACCGAGCACGTGGCCCTGCGCGACGTCACCTGTGTCTTCCCGCACTGCACCCGCCCCGCCCGCCGCCTTCGGCCAGATGGACACGGCTGCGACCACGACCACATCCGGCCCTACGCCGAGCATCCCCACACCTGCAGCCACGGCATCGCACCCCTGTGCCGACGCCACCACCGCCACAAGACCCACGGGGGCTGGACGTACGACGCCCTCGAGCCCGGCGGGTACCTCTGGACCTCACCCCACGGCT
- the arfB gene encoding alternative ribosome rescue aminoacyl-tRNA hydrolase ArfB encodes MTDLRIPAGPGIPHGLVIPETELVERFSRSSGPGGQSVNTTDSRVELVFDASASAVLTGSQQARVGTIRVVASEHRSQHRNRAAARTRLAQQVREALTPPPPPRVPTKPSKASRRRRLEAKRRRGQVKSMRGRVRD; translated from the coding sequence GTGACCGACCTGCGCATCCCCGCCGGCCCCGGCATCCCCCACGGCCTGGTGATCCCCGAGACCGAGCTGGTGGAGCGGTTCAGCCGCTCGTCCGGACCGGGTGGCCAGTCGGTCAACACCACCGACAGCCGGGTGGAGCTGGTCTTCGACGCGTCGGCCTCCGCGGTGCTCACGGGTTCCCAACAGGCCCGGGTCGGCACGATCCGGGTCGTGGCGTCCGAGCACCGGTCCCAGCACCGCAACCGCGCGGCTGCCCGCACCCGCCTGGCCCAGCAGGTCCGTGAGGCACTCACCCCGCCACCGCCGCCCCGTGTCCCGACCAAGCCCTCCAAGGCGTCGCGGCGGCGCCGGCTCGAGGCCAAGCGCCGTCGCGGGCAGGTCAAGTCCATGCGTGGCCGGGTGCGGGACTGA
- a CDS encoding CoA-binding protein, producing MAEPWRDPATIQSLLRDSETWAVVGLSGNHHRTAYRIAATLQRRGKRVVPIHPDAPEVLGEQGYATLADVPFAIDVVDVFRRSEAAGEFADQAVEVGAGGVWFQLGVVDVEAFRRTTAAGVPMVMDVCPTIEWRST from the coding sequence ATGGCCGAGCCCTGGCGCGACCCTGCGACCATCCAGTCCCTGCTCCGTGACAGCGAGACCTGGGCGGTGGTCGGCCTGTCCGGCAACCACCACCGCACCGCCTACCGGATCGCGGCGACCCTCCAGCGGCGGGGCAAGCGCGTCGTGCCGATCCACCCGGACGCGCCGGAGGTGCTGGGCGAGCAGGGCTACGCCACGCTCGCCGACGTCCCGTTCGCCATCGACGTCGTGGACGTGTTCCGTCGGTCGGAGGCCGCGGGCGAGTTCGCCGACCAGGCCGTGGAGGTCGGGGCGGGCGGCGTGTGGTTCCAGCTGGGCGTCGTGGACGTCGAGGCGTTCCGGCGTACGACGGCGGCGGGCGTGCCGATGGTCATGGACGTCTGCCCCACCATCGAGTGGCGCAGCACGTGA